The following proteins are co-located in the Branchiostoma lanceolatum isolate klBraLanc5 chromosome 16, klBraLanc5.hap2, whole genome shotgun sequence genome:
- the LOC136422257 gene encoding putative zinc finger protein 66 — protein sequence MQNGDTQHSTPDVATQNAQKRYKCPFDECDYSSNRLRSYNCHLANKHDVGEKPYACDQCDYKAARRHNWLQHILTHSDNRPRPYKCPYCDYAAMDAFTLTTHLAIHTGNRPYVCGECGYGAITKSILNKHMQVHTGEKPYKCSECDFRARKSSQVKTHMRTHTGERRYVCEECGYRAAHRTSLQMHIMTHTGEKPYKCTHCDYSCRQIEALKRHEAVHTGDKRYLCDQCGYRTSNRSNMDKHKMIHSGEKPYRCDLCGHSSNRRSNLKVHMKTHYKNC from the coding sequence ATGCAGAACGGTGATACGCAACATTCAACCCCAGATGTAGCCACACAAAACGCACAGAAGCGTTACAAGTGTCCCTTTGACGAGTGCGACTACTCAAGCAACCGGCTGAGATCCTACAATTGCCATCTCGCCAACAAACATGATGTAGGAGAAAAACCGTACGCTtgcgaccagtgtgattatAAAGCCGCTCGTCGACATAACTGGTTACAGCATATTCTTACTCACTCTGACAACCGCCCCAGACCATACAAGTGTCCCTACTGCGACTATGCCGCGATGGATGCCTTTACCTTAACCACACACCTGGCAATACACACTGGGAACAGACCATAcgtgtgtggagagtgtggctACGGAGCCATTACAAAATCGATCTTAAACAAACACATGCAAGTCCACACGGGcgagaaaccatacaagtgttccGAGTGTGACTTCAGGGCTAGGAAATCATCCCAggtgaagactcacatgcggactcacaccggtgagagacgGTATGTttgtgaggagtgcgggtacCGAGCGGCACACAGGACATCTTTACAGATGCACATCatgacccacactggtgagaaaccctacaaatgtacgCACTGCGACTACAGTTGTAGACAGATAGAAGCATTAAAGAGGCACGAGGCCGTACACACGGGCGACAAGCGGTACCTGTGTGACCAGTGCGGTTACAGGACATCCAACCGTTCCAACATGGATAAACACAAGATGATCCACAGCGGAGAGAAGCCGTACAGGTGTGACTTGTGTGGGCACAGCTCCAATAGACGCTCCAACCTCAAAGTTCACATGAAAACACACTATAAAAACTGCTGA